From a region of the Chrysemys picta bellii isolate R12L10 chromosome 7, ASM1138683v2, whole genome shotgun sequence genome:
- the IHO1 gene encoding interactor of HORMAD1 protein 1 isoform X5, protein MNFGVPCFSELQTCLDKFEESLDSRNKSILDGLEAVSKTLQETVQSHYESVLNALTDKSQIEPILLEMERRLAAKDMEILDVKSNLQLLKESLELLTSQQNKQHQKLCEQLNDLPFPNILAELQTFISTSRFPSCIKDNASQTSPDILQDLYLISQEKTCCQCYQTTRVCRTSSFQTQPRSMTMANRPGDSHMKNHIAKDDTNRTDLNTVAGREVNLTTTALQGKENMTIQEMKSALEKQLSANNPSCACCSNTDVSWDSHEKHQLLTQEIPQATPLRTVIGKDSKGIKTVTPSQQNQSQLCQPPVQNNMAGQRDIDFATDNMMHITVVGNKLKKEKSKKPCRSKLTARKRMYIAKKKGDLSKCPDSGLKKKMTSSWMESEDSRKNYSPIDTVTLHSENSGPGSSAPSHQRLSRAQHRKKENSLPVLHSDENLERLAAKRKGILENKRRVDICNTKGTLCFWDCSPRESDIKGEKQMSWFSPPTTMASNKLCLSFAPAQHKNTFCSLVFDSDYSD, encoded by the exons ATGAATTTTGGGGTACCCTGCTTTTCAGAG TTGCAAACATGCTTGGACAAGTTTGAAGAAAGTTTGGATTCAAGAAATAAATCCATTTTGGATGGCTTGGAAGCCGTTTCTAAGACCT TGCAAGAGACTGTTCAATCCCACTATGAATCAGTGCTGAATGCTCTAACAGACAAAAGCCAAATTGAGCCGATATTACTGGAGATGGAGAGGAGACTTGCAGCT AAAGATATGGAGATTTTAGATGTGAAATCCAACTTACAGTTACTGAAGGAGAGTCTGGAACTACTAACATCTCAGCAGAATAAGCAACATCAGAAGCTATGTGAACAGTTAAATGACCTACCGTTCCCCAACATCTTAGCTGAACTGCAGACATTCATTTCCACTTCCAGATTTCCCAGTTGCATAAAGGATAACGCATCCCAGACCTCTCCAGATATATTACAGGACCTCTATCTCATCAGTCAGGAGAAAACGTGCTGTCAGTGCTATCAGACCACGAGGGTTTGCAGAACAAGTTCCTTTCAGACTCAGCCACGCTCCATGACAATGGCAAATAGACCTGGAGATTCCCATATGAAGAATCACATAGCTAAAGATGATACAAACAGGACTGATTTAAACACAGTTGCTGGAAGGGAGGTTAATCTCACTACTACAGCTTTACAAGGCAAAGAAAACATGACTATTCAAGAGATGAAGTCTGCTTTAGAAAAGCAACTCTCTGCTAACAATCCATCTTGTGCCTGCTGCTCCAACACTGACGTTTCTTGGGATAGTCATGAGAAACATCAGCTGCTTACTCAAGAAATACCTCAAGCCACACCACTGAGGACGGTAATCGGGAAAGACTCTAAGGGAATCAAAACTGTGACTCCTTCACAACAAAATCAGAGCCAACTTTGCCAACCTCCTGTACAAAACAATATGGCTGGACAAAGAGACATAGACTTTGCCACAGACAACATGATGCATATCACAGTTGTaggaaacaaactaaaaaaagaaaagtccaAAAAACCCTGCCGGAGTAAATTAACAGCGAGGAAAAGAATGTACATTGCTAAGAAAAAAGGAGACCTTTCCAAGTGTCCTGACAGTGGTCTGAAGAAAAAAATGACCAGCAGTTGGATGGAGTCGGAGGATTCCAGAAAAAATTACTCTCCCATAGATACAGTTACGCTTCATTCAGAGAACTCTGGCCCAGGGtcttcagctcccagccaccaaaGGCTAAGCAGGGCCCAACACAGGAAGAAAGAAAACTCCTTGCCAGTGCTCCACTCCGATGAAAACCTGGAGCGGCTTGCAGCCAAGAGAAAGGGAATCTTGGAAAATAAGAGGAGAGTGGATATTTGCAATACCAAAGGGACTCTCTGTTTCTGGGATTGCTCTCCCAGGGAGAGTGACATCAAGGGTGAAAAACAGATGAGCTGGTTCAGTCCCCCAACCACCATGGCTTCTAATAAGTTGTGTCTGTCTTTCGCCCCTGCCCAGCATAAGAATACATTTTGCTCCTTAGTTTTTGATAGTGATTATTCTGATTGA
- the IHO1 gene encoding interactor of HORMAD1 protein 1 isoform X6: protein MERRLAAKDMEILDVKSNLQLLKESLELLTSQQNKQHQKLCEQLNDLPFPNILAELQTFISTSRFPSCIKDNASQTSPDILQDLYLISQEKTCCQCYQTTRVCRTSSFQTQPRSMTMANRPGDSHMKNHIAKDDTNRTDLNTVAGREVNLTTTALQGKENMTIQEMKSALEKQLSANNPSCACCSNTDVSWDSHEKHQLLTQEIPQATPLRTVIGKDSKGIKTVTPSQQNQSQLCQPPVQNNMAGQRDIDFATDNMMHITVVGNKLKKEKSKKPCRSKLTARKRMYIAKKKGDLSKCPDSGLKKKMTSSWMESEDSRKNYSPIDTVTLHSENSGPGSSAPSHQRLSRAQHRKKENSLPVLHSDENLERLAAKRKGILENKRRVDICNTKGTLCFWDCSPRESDIKGEKQMSWFSPPTTMASNKLCLSFAPAQHKNTFCSLVFDSDYSD from the exons ATGGAGAGGAGACTTGCAGCT AAAGATATGGAGATTTTAGATGTGAAATCCAACTTACAGTTACTGAAGGAGAGTCTGGAACTACTAACATCTCAGCAGAATAAGCAACATCAGAAGCTATGTGAACAGTTAAATGACCTACCGTTCCCCAACATCTTAGCTGAACTGCAGACATTCATTTCCACTTCCAGATTTCCCAGTTGCATAAAGGATAACGCATCCCAGACCTCTCCAGATATATTACAGGACCTCTATCTCATCAGTCAGGAGAAAACGTGCTGTCAGTGCTATCAGACCACGAGGGTTTGCAGAACAAGTTCCTTTCAGACTCAGCCACGCTCCATGACAATGGCAAATAGACCTGGAGATTCCCATATGAAGAATCACATAGCTAAAGATGATACAAACAGGACTGATTTAAACACAGTTGCTGGAAGGGAGGTTAATCTCACTACTACAGCTTTACAAGGCAAAGAAAACATGACTATTCAAGAGATGAAGTCTGCTTTAGAAAAGCAACTCTCTGCTAACAATCCATCTTGTGCCTGCTGCTCCAACACTGACGTTTCTTGGGATAGTCATGAGAAACATCAGCTGCTTACTCAAGAAATACCTCAAGCCACACCACTGAGGACGGTAATCGGGAAAGACTCTAAGGGAATCAAAACTGTGACTCCTTCACAACAAAATCAGAGCCAACTTTGCCAACCTCCTGTACAAAACAATATGGCTGGACAAAGAGACATAGACTTTGCCACAGACAACATGATGCATATCACAGTTGTaggaaacaaactaaaaaaagaaaagtccaAAAAACCCTGCCGGAGTAAATTAACAGCGAGGAAAAGAATGTACATTGCTAAGAAAAAAGGAGACCTTTCCAAGTGTCCTGACAGTGGTCTGAAGAAAAAAATGACCAGCAGTTGGATGGAGTCGGAGGATTCCAGAAAAAATTACTCTCCCATAGATACAGTTACGCTTCATTCAGAGAACTCTGGCCCAGGGtcttcagctcccagccaccaaaGGCTAAGCAGGGCCCAACACAGGAAGAAAGAAAACTCCTTGCCAGTGCTCCACTCCGATGAAAACCTGGAGCGGCTTGCAGCCAAGAGAAAGGGAATCTTGGAAAATAAGAGGAGAGTGGATATTTGCAATACCAAAGGGACTCTCTGTTTCTGGGATTGCTCTCCCAGGGAGAGTGACATCAAGGGTGAAAAACAGATGAGCTGGTTCAGTCCCCCAACCACCATGGCTTCTAATAAGTTGTGTCTGTCTTTCGCCCCTGCCCAGCATAAGAATACATTTTGCTCCTTAGTTTTTGATAGTGATTATTCTGATTGA
- the IHO1 gene encoding interactor of HORMAD1 protein 1 isoform X7, protein MEILDVKSNLQLLKESLELLTSQQNKQHQKLCEQLNDLPFPNILAELQTFISTSRFPSCIKDNASQTSPDILQDLYLISQEKTCCQCYQTTRVCRTSSFQTQPRSMTMANRPGDSHMKNHIAKDDTNRTDLNTVAGREVNLTTTALQGKENMTIQEMKSALEKQLSANNPSCACCSNTDVSWDSHEKHQLLTQEIPQATPLRTVIGKDSKGIKTVTPSQQNQSQLCQPPVQNNMAGQRDIDFATDNMMHITVVGNKLKKEKSKKPCRSKLTARKRMYIAKKKGDLSKCPDSGLKKKMTSSWMESEDSRKNYSPIDTVTLHSENSGPGSSAPSHQRLSRAQHRKKENSLPVLHSDENLERLAAKRKGILENKRRVDICNTKGTLCFWDCSPRESDIKGEKQMSWFSPPTTMASNKLCLSFAPAQHKNTFCSLVFDSDYSD, encoded by the coding sequence ATGGAGATTTTAGATGTGAAATCCAACTTACAGTTACTGAAGGAGAGTCTGGAACTACTAACATCTCAGCAGAATAAGCAACATCAGAAGCTATGTGAACAGTTAAATGACCTACCGTTCCCCAACATCTTAGCTGAACTGCAGACATTCATTTCCACTTCCAGATTTCCCAGTTGCATAAAGGATAACGCATCCCAGACCTCTCCAGATATATTACAGGACCTCTATCTCATCAGTCAGGAGAAAACGTGCTGTCAGTGCTATCAGACCACGAGGGTTTGCAGAACAAGTTCCTTTCAGACTCAGCCACGCTCCATGACAATGGCAAATAGACCTGGAGATTCCCATATGAAGAATCACATAGCTAAAGATGATACAAACAGGACTGATTTAAACACAGTTGCTGGAAGGGAGGTTAATCTCACTACTACAGCTTTACAAGGCAAAGAAAACATGACTATTCAAGAGATGAAGTCTGCTTTAGAAAAGCAACTCTCTGCTAACAATCCATCTTGTGCCTGCTGCTCCAACACTGACGTTTCTTGGGATAGTCATGAGAAACATCAGCTGCTTACTCAAGAAATACCTCAAGCCACACCACTGAGGACGGTAATCGGGAAAGACTCTAAGGGAATCAAAACTGTGACTCCTTCACAACAAAATCAGAGCCAACTTTGCCAACCTCCTGTACAAAACAATATGGCTGGACAAAGAGACATAGACTTTGCCACAGACAACATGATGCATATCACAGTTGTaggaaacaaactaaaaaaagaaaagtccaAAAAACCCTGCCGGAGTAAATTAACAGCGAGGAAAAGAATGTACATTGCTAAGAAAAAAGGAGACCTTTCCAAGTGTCCTGACAGTGGTCTGAAGAAAAAAATGACCAGCAGTTGGATGGAGTCGGAGGATTCCAGAAAAAATTACTCTCCCATAGATACAGTTACGCTTCATTCAGAGAACTCTGGCCCAGGGtcttcagctcccagccaccaaaGGCTAAGCAGGGCCCAACACAGGAAGAAAGAAAACTCCTTGCCAGTGCTCCACTCCGATGAAAACCTGGAGCGGCTTGCAGCCAAGAGAAAGGGAATCTTGGAAAATAAGAGGAGAGTGGATATTTGCAATACCAAAGGGACTCTCTGTTTCTGGGATTGCTCTCCCAGGGAGAGTGACATCAAGGGTGAAAAACAGATGAGCTGGTTCAGTCCCCCAACCACCATGGCTTCTAATAAGTTGTGTCTGTCTTTCGCCCCTGCCCAGCATAAGAATACATTTTGCTCCTTAGTTTTTGATAGTGATTATTCTGATTGA